acagatgtatgggggcccacaaaaacggcttcgttgggtggtatgtattattttgtcacttttgtttataatttttccagaagagtttgggtgtattctatgaagcataaaaatgaaatgtgtgatattttccttaagtggaaaaaattagttgaaactcaaactggaaaaaagattaaacggctcagatcagataatggtggtgaatacatgagtgacccatttatgaaggtatgtcaggatgaaggtattgctcgacacttcacagttcgaaatacaccacgGCAGAATGGGGTGGCAAAGCGCATGAATCGAAATTttctggagaaagttcgatgtatgttgtctaatgctgggttagacaaaaggttttggactgaggctgttagatatgcgtgtcatctcatcaatcgtcaaccatcatctgcaatagggggaaaaacaccttatgaggtatggtctggaaagcctgctagtgattatgattatctacatgtatttggtactatgacttattatcatgttaaagaatctaagttggatccaagagccaagaaagcaatattcttggggataagtgtaggagtcaaaggataccgtctttggtgtctagagacgaaaaaaaggattttaagtagagatgtaacttttgatgaacttgcgatgatgaagaaaataatacgcaaggagtcacgagttgaagagaaaaccagtggtactcaacaacaggttgaggttgagacaattttgggaaacctagtgagaaatgagactacacaagataactctccagttacggtgggaaatattgtacaagaagaggagatttcaatttgagaatcttcacaacaacaagaatcaattgtttctcaaaggccaagacgagaaattcgaaaacctgctcggtatactgatatggtggcctatgcacttctagttgtagatgataatgttccttacactttcaaagaaacaatgaggaactctgaatcagataagtggaaaaaagcaatggatgaagaaatgcagtctcttcatcagaattagacttgggagctagcctaaCTGCataagggtaagaaagcaattggttgcaaatgggtttatgtaaagaaagaaggatttccagatgcaaataatgttcgcttcaaaactagattggtagctaagggatacgcacagaaggaaggcattgattataatgaggtattttctccagtcattaaacattcttccattcgaattttgttggctttggtagcacaatttgatcttgaactagttcaactcgatgtaaaaactgcatttttacatggtgatttggaagaggaaatctgtatgactcagccagatgaattttaggttgctggaaaagaaaattgggtatgtaaactgggtaaatcgttgtatggtttaaaacagactccaagacagtggtacaaacgatttcatcagtttatgatgggtcagaagtacatcagaaataaacatgatcattgtatttattttcgtagactacaaaatggatcttttatatatttactcttatatgttgatgatatgttgatagcttcgaagaatagggaagaaatcaacaagttgaaaagtcagttaaatcaagagtttgagatgaaagatcttggtgaaacaaagaagatacttggcatggagattcgcagagatagaatgagaggaagagttagtttgtctcaaaaacagtatttgaagaaagTAGTACAGAGTTTTGAAATGTCTAAGCaatcaaaaccagtaagcactcctcttactcctcatttcaaacttagtattgctttatctcctaaatcagatgaggaatgtaagtatatgtcacaggttccttatgcaagtgctgttggtagtctgatgtatgcaatggtttgtactagacctgatatttcacaaactgttagtatggtgagtaagtatatgcatgatccaggtaaaggacattggcaagctgcgaaatggattttgagatatattatgaatacgattgatgttggtatagtatttgaaaaaaataatactattgatcaacgtgttgttggatatgtggattcaaattttgcaggtgatttggataaacgtcgatcaactactggatatatttttacatttgctaatggtctagtgagttggaggtctaccttacaatcTACCATTGCTTTgcctacaacagaagcagagtacatggcagcttcagaagctgttaaggaagttatttggttgcaggttttacttgaaaatttgggagttgttcagaagcacatggtTGTATTcagtgatagccagagtgctattcacttggcaaagaaccaagtctaccatgcacgaacgaaacacatcgacgttcggtttcattttatgttggatattattgatggaggcaagatacttcttcagaagattgctacaactgaaaatcacGCAGATATGTAGACCAAGAttatgacaacaatcaagttcaaatattgtttggacttgatcaatattctgcaaatctgaatatttttggaaggcgccgatgatgtagAACTTCAGAAAATGTTGgcgactgaaaaatttgttgaatttatcgtcaaggtagAGATTtattgttttttgtcccacattagtagaatacttccacattagtataaaaggttgttttgaattttttatattatttttcccacattggagaaaaatattttttatacttgaagttgaagctatataaagagctcaactctttatttgaaaaacacacctcaaagttgtactttgtcaagaagtagtggattgatcatcggcggcCGAGGACGtaagtaattctataccgaacctcgtaaaattattgtcttattctttttattactttattattagtttctgcattactttaatttcttaaatattcaatagcaatagttatagtattggtgtttggcacaagtggggtgcccagtACAAcatagttcgtgaatgtaatacaagattctttgagatgtttattgcacttgtatcatcgcatcttataggaattgtgtcataacgtaatccaaaatccgtcagcTGTTGCATTatatatagcgtttgagcacaacaacttcttgctgctacgtattctgcctcaactatggaaagagcaactgaattctacttcttggaaaaccaagagactaacaaaTGTCCTAAGAAAGGACATGTGTCActcgtgctctttctatccacttttCTACCAGcaaaaatcagcatctgaatagctgataatctgaaaggatgtatacttaggataccataaccccagttcaatagttcctatcaggtatctaaatattcgtttgacagctaacaaatgtgactcttttggtgtagcatgaaatcttgcgcacaaacatacattgaacattatgtcaggtctgctggcaATTAAATATAGTAAGTTACTGATCATTccatgatagagcttgacatttactggtataccttgttcatcatttTTCTAATTTCAAGGAAGTGCTCATAAGTGTCCCTAGTATtgttccatcttccatattaaaatttttgagcagatctctaatgtacttcgattaatttataaaaattccatgtttcgtTTGTTTGATCTGAAATTCTAGgaaaaaatttagttcacccttcatactcatctcaaattcattttgcatagtgcttgcaaactcattgcacaagtctttatctgttgctccaaatatgatatcatctcggtcgaccaaacttggacACTCAGTCAATCAAACCTCACCTTCGGTCAATCAGCGGTCTCGGGTTGCCATAatattttttaccgtagttaaatttttaaacggggttaattgtgttaaaatgtttttaaacatgTCCTGATAATAACTtacatgtcctgaacggttatatttttaggaaactctacatataccccttcatttgcaaaaattagcaggaaattagcaaaaacaattagcaaattttctcttattttcaaaagttctatttctcacattcaagcttcatttcttcatttttacTCATTCTCATTGCAAACCTtactaagtaagagtgctattgtgagtttctaattaagcttacactctcgttagttctagttgattgatatatattttttatccgagagtaagcttgagtttttctaggagacttcattaataagtcttccgtaggaaaacttcatagagcttctgagttttatatcatcattgcaatactcaagagtttgtattgttttttatttgtgaaataaatttttatgaaccgttttcaaatatttcatgtgcttatttttgagaaaaatacttttgggatattttgctTGTGAAGATTTTTGTTAGTGTACCTcttgattgataatatcatcttaacacaaagattaaataatttttacaaatcgatttcaaatatctcgtgtgatttactttgagaaatattttgttcaGATATTTGTGCATTTgtaaaaagatctttgttgaaatatccttagattgattttatcttattaaacacaaagatcaaatcattttataaattaaatctgaatatctcttgtggtttatttgtacaaaaatatttattgagatatttaaagtgtgcagGATCCTTGTTTGTGCATTATGATTGAAATCAtcatttgacacaaagatcatatcatttgtactctcacgcactgattgtaatatttgcataaatatttgaggagtagacacttagactacactgatcatatcaaatcctatcttttggcaGTGCATTGATTACATTGTACGTATTGTaatacatatctgcttagttgagaagtacatttattgtacacaaattttattaagaaatttgttgtattctaggcatggcctaagAGGGCGGCAATCCAGTCCAAGAAGAattgtgtaggttgagatcagccctgtgttaattgacctgattgtaaaggttgaggtcagccttatgctaattgacctggttgtttagatgtcgcttcacccgttaagtgagcctatagtggtaatccttgtgtttgttagctaaagcgaggacgtaggcactttggtcgaacttcgataacatatcgtgtgtatcATTTACTTTTTCCACACTTTgctttattgcacgtgtatgtttatttattgattgtatagattgaccttaagcttgtgtaatactgttgttagtggattgacctagggaaaaaaaattttaaataccaattcaccccccccccctcttgggattgcaccaaagctaacacatttTCTCTCTGCTATCCCTTTTCCCTTCTTCCCCTTACTCTTCTTTGCTGAACTTCTTGTGCCCCTCAGATTATCAAACCAGCCACCATCCACTGCACACGTGAGCCACCCCTTGTTCCAGCCACCATCCAAAGCCTACTGTTTCTTCCCTACTCCTAGTTCCTGTTGCTGCTACCACAAGTCCGAGAAGCACCTGCTATCAGCCACCACCACCTCTGCTACAACTCTCCTCTACTGAAACACAGCCTCACCAACACCGGCCACTTTCCAgtagctgctcatttttcgagtaagtcaTAGGCTTTGCAGCATCTTAGTTGTATGTTGTGTGTGTTTTTCATTGTCTGCTAACATGAAACTCTTGTGCACTCACAAAATTCactactggttggattattgtgaactgtttattttAAACAATCAGGTTTGGAGCATATCAATATGAAAAGTGTCCTATTTACAGATgaaatgctgtcaaaatttttctaaacttctataattttggaaaacgtaatcctatggactttcatgcatatcattgtcattatttttgagtcctaaggttgtcttgagtacattgagcatctgtatgatgcaaaaatcttgtgaattgcatgcttttatgACTTAcaagttttggaaaaatgttctatttacagacagcatgttaccgaaaatttgttaattttttttcaaaataatcaaagtcatataccatatttgtgagaatgattataatGTGTtcaatgttaaaacatttttgaaagcatgagtaaagttcaaatgaattttgaacttcatttctaaatttatttttgcatatgctaagggaaaattctatcaatcatggactcatttacattatttgattattatacttgtttttgagtcctaaggaagTCATATAAACCACGAACATCACattatattttttcataaaactatatgttgatataaattgtttgtgggatgcatgaacatattacattatttaatgtttattatatgaaactcttgtacactcataaaattcattgctagttggattattgtaaacacctaggtttgaagcatatctctatggaaaatatTCTAATTACATATAAaatactgccaaaatttttctaaactgataaaatttaactatttaaaattatatatatattttttaactatatccaaatgtccgattattttgctatcaaatcattgatacttataacaatacacatatatatgttcaaaaatcgtatactaatttttttttatatttcttgatTTGTAGGGTTTGTGACTATCACAATATCAGCACGATACCATGCAATACAGTCAGATGCagcttttgattattttcttgttatctgaacagatgaaatttttatattttaatttgaatttgtataatgttcttgtatttgaatttgaatttgaatgttgaatttttttgtattttttttgttatctgaacaatgaaattttatattttaattgaatatatttgtatttgtatatgagtttgaattttgaataatttatgaattttttagtaattatggtttaatgttatgtttgcgaaaatgtaattacatattttaACAAAacttaattattaaaaaaattattaatttaaaattattagtaatagttttaaaatcgtcactaataattgtccattttttaagtattagtgacgaatttcaaaaccgtcactaatattagagtattagtggcgaatttcaaaactgtcactaataatagagtattagtgacggttttaaattcgtcactaatagtatattattaatgacggttttaaaattcgtcactaatagtagagtattagtgacggttttgaaatccgtcaaatactctactattagtgacggttttgaaattcgtcacttttactctactattagtgacgattttaagtCGAGCCAaagtaaaatttatagtgacggtattaggctTTTAGtaacggttataatccgtcactaatattctattattagtgatacttttaaaattcgttactaataagtaTTAGCAACCACAGTTATGgcgactaattcaaaaccatcactactattagtgacgaatttttgattattagtggcgattttgatccttcactaatagttttattttttgtagtgtatatttatttttaagacCACCTATAATTTCGaatggtgattttttttttctctctctctctctcttacgcacacgcacacacatactCACACACGATCAATCATATATGAAGAAGCTCAATtgttgcttctttttttttttcttttttcttttttcttgttttgttttttgtttccaaatctcCTTAcgtactctttttttttttttttttttgaattacgcactgggtatccacgtgtccgttttacgatctacgtgactaatcctgcacctcttgaagttgaccccacaactcctaagggagggtaaattcaggtgTCCAGGAATAGACGAATCTGGGAGGATTTAAAtacctgacctcatgagaggcactctCGCAACCCGCACTACCACATGAGCCACACCCTAGGGGTATCTCCTTACGTACTCTTGAAGATATCCAAAGAAGATTATCATGGATGGATTTATTCATTATGATCCAAATGGGGTAGCTTGCAAGaaagattttaatttattttttctctcCAAATCACTCAACACAAACAAAGTGCTTGAAGTTCACTAAAATGTACAGTGACCTCTTTGATTATTCCGAAGATGTCACTTTATTTGTTGGGATGTTGATGGCTCCTAATCGTCTTCCACACTCCACGCTATCTTTTATTATCTTCTTCACGTCGTATTGGTACTCAAAACCTATCTTCATCAGCTTCGTAGAATCGCATATCGTCCCCTTCTCCATTCTTTCCTGCATGAACCTAAATTCATCCGATTTCCATAATATGTTAAGGACTCGTTTGAATCAAGAATTTtagttgagaaaaaaaattattttttattatattttctctttatatcaaatattattaaaaataatttttttttttaatatgattaaaaattaagaaaaatcaaatattaatacCCCGGGAGTGTCCCGGCCACTCGCATGACCGGGCGAGCCTCACTCTCGGCCATCCGAAAGACCAAAAATTCTAATAAAACCCATTAAAAaaggaataaagaaaagaaaaaaacttaaCTCTCCAGCTATCTCCAAATCTGGGAAATTTTCTTGGAACTGTGCTGCAATATCTGTGATTGTGGGATTGGCAACTGCACATATGAACCTACCCTTCAAGTAGGGTTTCTCCATGCAAAAGATATGTGCTTCACACACATCTTCAATGTGCACCAGAGGCACTGCCCCAAGAAGCCCTTCCAGGAATTTTAAAGTGTCGTAAAATGAGTAATTGCCAGTGAGCTGTGACACAAATGTTTCCATGCTTGAAGGCAGATAGGGAAGAATGGTGTCACCTCCCACTAGCCCACAAACAAGGCTCACCACCTCTAGTTCATTTCCAGCTTCTTTTTCGTTGTTGTAGCTCAAGATCTCCTGCTCTGCCAGTGTCTTTGATCTAACATATCCCTACAACACAATTGAATccgatattttttaaaaataaaaaaagaaaaatttgtatTGGTTAATGGGTTTTCGAAATATGACTTTGGGATTGTGAATTTGAAGTCATTTGATTTTACGTAAAATTTAATGCAAAAGTGTACGTATATGGTATTATTGGAGTTCATAAAATTTCAAGTTTGTAGTTTCGAATTTGTTCGTAGAAATAAAATCTTGGATCGAATTTCTTTACGCAGCATTATGGGATTATGGATCCAGGACTATAAATTTGAGTTTATGAATTTGAAATCCAAAAAcaagtttatttattttgatataacattaAATCCCTTTAATTTTTATTAGAAATAATATGCCACATACACCTAAACAGCATTTGAAAACATAGAGTTTaaatttgagaaaattatgaAGAAAcccaatataaaattatattaaacttCTTCCGAAAAAGCAATAGAATAGAAGCCCGTGTTTCGAACAAGGGAAAAAAAAGTGAAGGAAccacattttcatgttttgatgctttaaaaaaaaaaaaaattaaccataTTTGAAGAAAATCCCATTCTTAATTGTCATAGATAGAAGAGAAAATGCCAAAAATGATCTAAACAAAGCTTAAAATTTATCGAATTCCACACCATTTCATATTCAAACTtaaaagaattcaaaaattttgctcaaattttatgcaaatataagGTTGTATTTGAGAACATGAATTTCTTGTATCGGATTTAGATTTGTGCGATTTTGGACaaaattcatataattttgtACAATATTTGATCAgtctaaattcacacaaattcaattTAAGTCCGAACTCCAAGCTTCCGAACATAGAATAAGAAAACATTTGGGAGCATCCAttccaaattttgaatttaaattttatataaagttAGAAGCAATTCTATGAACACCTAAATTCAAATTCCGGAATGCATGCTTCCAAACCAAAACAAAAGTAAATTATTTTGATTCGTGGAGAGTATGGTTTAGTGGTGTACCAGTAGATGATCATTACTATGattgaagggaagagagagaggggaCCAACAGGACTCGTCCATGGAGGGCTTGAAGCCACTCCCATCTTCTTTCAAGGGAGATGCCGCCACCACAGAGGCAGTGTATATGAGTCGCTTCACACTCTGTGACCTAATGCAACACTCTGCAATTCCCTGCACCCCACCAATGGCAGCTTCCACTGTGTTCTTGTACTGTTTTCAATTAAGCTTCAACGGCACATGTTAGCGACAATCAAATTTAACATTAAATGTTAAATCACGAGTACGGTTTTGAATCTATAAATCCAGTTTTGCACATAATTACAATTTGATTTTACGAAATAACTatttattgaaacaaaataaaatatagtttaaattttgaaaaaaagaaaatcattatttcttatatattcctAATTTTTTCATTCAATGCAATGAAAAGGAAATAATCATCCTcatgattttatttaaaaatagttaTTCTATATATGTTCCT
This window of the Malania oleifera isolate guangnan ecotype guangnan chromosome 6, ASM2987363v1, whole genome shotgun sequence genome carries:
- the LOC131158193 gene encoding anthocyanidin reductase ((2S)-flavan-3-ol-forming)-like isoform X1; its protein translation is MERKNSRRVCVTGGSGYIGSFLVKKLLEKGFTVHATLRNLEDEKKVGILKSLPHAETNLVLFQADIYNPTQFEAAIKHCHSVFHVATPLLHIPSPTSQYKNTVEAAIGGVQGIAECCIRSQSVKRLIYTASVVAASPLKEDGSGFKPSMDESCWSPLSLPFNHSNDHLLGYVRSKTLAEQEILSYNNEKEAGNELEVVSLVCGLVGGDTILPYLPSSMETFVSQLTGNYSFYDTLKFLEGLLGAVPLVHIEDVCEAHIFCMEKPYLKGRFICAVANPTITDIAAQFQENFPDLEIAGEFMQERMEKGTICDSTKLMKIGFEYQYDVKKIIKDSVECGRRLGAINIPTNKVTSSE
- the LOC131158193 gene encoding dihydroflavonol 4-reductase-like isoform X2 codes for the protein MERKNSRRVCVTGGSGYIGSFLVKKLLEKGFTVHATLRNLEDEKKVGILKSLPHAETNLVLFQADIYNPTQFEAAIKHCHSVFHVATPLLHIPSPTSQYKNTVEAAIGGVQGIAECCIRSQSVKRLIYTASVVAASPLKEDGSGFKPSMDESCWSPLSLPFNHSNDHLLGYVRSKTLAEQEILSYNNEKEAGNELEVVSLVCGLVGGLLGAVPLVHIEDVCEAHIFCMEKPYLKGRFICAVANPTITDIAAQFQENFPDLEIAGEFMQERMEKGTICDSTKLMKIGFEYQYDVKKIIKDSVECGRRLGAINIPTNKVTSSE
- the LOC131158193 gene encoding putative anthocyanidin reductase isoform X3, with product MERKNSRRVCVTGGSGYIGSFLVKKLLEKGFTVHATLRNLEDEKKVGILKSLPHAETNLVLFQADIYNPTQFEAAIKHCHSVFHVATPLLHIPSPTSQYKNTVEAAIGGVQGIAECCIRSQSVKRLIYTASVVAASPLKEDGSGFKPSMDESCWSPLSLPFNHSNDHLLGYVRSKTLAEQEILSYNNEKEAGNELEVVSLVCGLVGGDTILPYLPSSMETFVSQLTGNYSFYDTLKFLEGLLGAVPLVHIEDVCEAHIFCMEKPYLKGRFICAVANPTITDIAAQFQENFPDLEIAGEKEWRRGRYAILRS